In Falco biarmicus isolate bFalBia1 chromosome 6, bFalBia1.pri, whole genome shotgun sequence, the following are encoded in one genomic region:
- the OTX1 gene encoding homeobox protein OTX1 — translation MREEVALKINLPESRVQVWFKNRRAKCRQQQQSGGGAKSRPAKKKSSPARESSGSESSGQFTPPAAASSSASSSSSSSASSAPAGAPASLSTPASSIWSPASISPGAAPAGVTVPEPLPPAAASCMQRAGPAAAASASYPVSYGQGGGYGQGYPAPPSSSYFGGVDCSSYLAPMHSHHHPHQLSPMGPSSVPGHHHHHPLSQSSGHHHHHHHHHHHQGYGGTGLPFNSSDCLDYKEPAAAASWKLNFNSPDCLDYKDQASWRFQVL, via the exons ATGCGGGAGGAGGTGGCCCTGAAGATCAACCTGCCCGAATCTCGAGTCCAG GTCTGGTTCAAGAACCGCCGTGCCAAGtgccggcagcagcagcagagcggcggcggggccaaGAGCCGTCCGGCCAAGAAGAAATCCTCACCAGCCCGTGAGAGCTCGGGTTCGGAGAGCAGCGGGCAGTTCACGCCGCCggcagcagcctccagctcagCTTCTTCTTCGTCCTCCAGCTCGGCCTCGTCGGCCCCAGCAGGCGCCCCGGCCTCGCTCAGCACCCCGGCGTCATCCATCTGGAGCCCAGCTTCCATCTCTCCCGGCGCAGCGCCGGCAGGGGTGACTGTGCCCGAGCCGCTGCCGCCGGCCGCCGCGTCCTGCATGCagcgggccggccccgccgccgccgcctccgccaGCTACCCCGTCTCCTATGGCCAAGGCGGGGGGTACGGGCAGGGGTACCCCGCACCGCCCTCCTCCTCCTATTTTGGGGGCGTGGATTGCAGCTCTTACCTGGCGCCCATGCACTCCCACCACCATCCCCACCAGCTCAGCCCCATGGGGCCCTCCTCAGTGCCcggccaccaccaccaccacccgcTGAGCCAGAGCTCgggccaccaccaccatcaccatcatcaccaccaccatcagGGTTACGGCGGCACCGGGCTGCCCTTCAACTCCTCCGACTGCCTGGACTACAAGGAACCTGCCGCTGCTGCCTCTTGGAAGCTCAACTTCAACTCCCCCGACTGCCTCGACTACAAGGACCAGGCGTCCTGGCGCTTCCAGGTCTTGTGA